Proteins from a genomic interval of Macrobrachium nipponense isolate FS-2020 chromosome 33, ASM1510439v2, whole genome shotgun sequence:
- the LOC135202897 gene encoding uncharacterized protein LOC135202897, with product MSQTSFRRKSHTGDNPCLHAAITLHLLAMGDSYKSLQYSNQVAQNTISYFVPETCRAIVSYGDGELKVPQTLEAWKEGAWGFEEGWNFPHVFRAVEGKHTRLRNSPLGGTQYFNYKKFYSMVLLSIADVLYKFLYMDIGAIRTESDGGVFT from the coding sequence ATGTCACAAACTTCATTCAGAAGAAAGTCACATACTGGAGACAACCCATGTCTACATGCTGCTATCACCCTACATCTCCTCGCCATGGGTGACTCTTACAAGAGTCTGCAATACTCCAACCAAGTAGCCCAGAACACCATTAGCTACTTTGTACCAGAGACCTGCAGGGCCATTGTTTCATATGGAGATGGGGAATTGAAGGTACCACAAACACTTGAGGCTTGGAAGGAGGGTGCCTGGGGGTTTGAGGAAGGGTGGAACTTCCCCCACGTATTTAGAGCTGTAGAGGGCAAACACACCAGGCTCCGAAACTCTCCCCTTGGTGGTACGCAATACTTCAACTACAAGAAGTTCTACTCCATGGTTTTACTTTCAATTGCTGATGTTTTATACAAGTTCCTGTACATGGACATAGGTGCCATCAGGACAGAGTCGGACGGTGGTGTATTTACCTAG